A region from the Arcanobacterium buesumense genome encodes:
- a CDS encoding uracil-DNA glycosylase, which yields MSDLDKVMHPTWAQAMEPLAPQIHAMGDFLREENAQRRGYLPAGAHVLRAFTQPLPQVRVLIVGQDPYPTPGHPVGLSFSVDRQVRPLPRSLVNIYRELHDDLGIEPPDHGDLTSWTQNGIMLLNRVLTVTPTKPGSHANRGWEEITDHAIRALAHRQQPLVAILWGKQAQSLARLMPNTPTITSPHPSPLSAHRGFFGSRPFSRANDLLQEQGAAPVDWTLR from the coding sequence ATGAGCGATCTAGATAAAGTTATGCACCCAACATGGGCACAAGCCATGGAACCGCTAGCTCCCCAGATTCACGCGATGGGTGATTTTCTTCGTGAAGAAAACGCACAACGGCGTGGATACCTACCAGCCGGAGCACATGTTTTGCGAGCATTCACCCAGCCACTTCCCCAGGTGCGAGTTCTCATCGTCGGTCAAGATCCATACCCCACTCCAGGTCATCCAGTAGGCCTTTCTTTTTCCGTTGACCGGCAGGTACGCCCGCTACCACGTTCGTTAGTCAATATTTACCGCGAACTACACGATGACCTTGGCATCGAGCCACCCGATCATGGCGACTTAACATCATGGACACAAAACGGCATTATGCTCTTAAATCGAGTTCTAACCGTAACCCCTACCAAACCCGGATCCCACGCTAATCGCGGATGGGAAGAAATCACCGATCATGCCATTCGAGCATTAGCTCACCGCCAGCAACCGTTAGTAGCAATTCTGTGGGGCAAACAAGCTCAATCCTTAGCACGACTCATGCCCAACACGCCAACAATCACGAGCCCACATCCTTCCCCACTATCTGCACACCGCGGGTTTTTTGGCTCCCGCCCATTCTCGCGAGCAAATGATCTTCTCCAAGAGCAAGGAGCCGCCCCAGTTGATTGGACACTCCGCTAA
- the tdh gene encoding L-threonine 3-dehydrogenase — protein sequence MRALMKPTAGPGLALREVPEPTAGCGEVKIKVMRAGLCGTDLHILSWDDFAAAHVKPGQIIGHEFYGEIVELGSNVPEGDGEGQFHVGQRVSVEGHVVCGRCRNCRAGRRHMCSQTVSIGVDCDGAFADYVVVPAANVWVQPEQIDAELGAIFDPLGNAVHTAFQFPLTAEDVLVTGAGPIGIMCAAIARHAGARNVVLTDINDERLALASNIDGVVGVNTMREDVRDRFASLGMAEGFDVGLEISGAPKAMEQMIDLCTHGAHIALLGLPAQPYPIDWNTLIARMLTIKGVYGRAMFDTWYRATYLMTGSVAFREQIRSVITHRFAPEDWEDAFETARGGHAGKIILEWND from the coding sequence ATGCGCGCACTTATGAAGCCAACAGCAGGGCCAGGACTCGCATTACGTGAAGTTCCCGAGCCTACTGCCGGCTGTGGAGAAGTAAAAATTAAAGTAATGCGAGCCGGATTATGCGGCACAGACTTACATATTTTGTCATGGGATGATTTTGCGGCAGCACACGTGAAGCCGGGACAAATTATTGGCCATGAATTTTATGGCGAAATTGTGGAATTGGGTTCGAATGTTCCCGAGGGTGACGGCGAAGGGCAATTCCATGTGGGGCAGCGAGTGTCTGTCGAGGGCCATGTGGTTTGTGGGCGGTGTCGTAACTGCCGTGCTGGGCGGCGGCACATGTGTTCCCAAACAGTGTCAATCGGTGTGGATTGTGATGGTGCTTTTGCCGATTACGTCGTCGTTCCAGCGGCAAACGTTTGGGTTCAGCCAGAGCAAATCGACGCGGAACTCGGAGCGATATTTGACCCGCTAGGTAATGCAGTTCACACCGCTTTCCAGTTTCCTTTAACCGCTGAAGACGTGCTTGTTACCGGAGCTGGACCGATTGGTATTATGTGTGCGGCTATCGCTCGGCATGCCGGGGCGCGAAATGTTGTGCTGACAGATATTAACGATGAGCGTTTGGCTCTTGCCAGCAATATTGATGGTGTCGTTGGGGTAAATACGATGCGTGAGGATGTGCGTGATCGTTTTGCGTCTTTGGGTATGGCTGAGGGTTTCGATGTAGGTTTGGAAATATCGGGAGCTCCGAAGGCGATGGAGCAAATGATTGATCTGTGTACGCATGGTGCGCATATTGCGTTGCTGGGCCTGCCAGCTCAACCGTATCCGATTGATTGGAATACGTTGATTGCGCGGATGTTGACGATTAAGGGCGTGTACGGTAGGGCGATGTTTGATACGTGGTATCGGGCGACCTATTTAATGACTGGTTCGGTTGCTTTCCGAGAGCAAATTCGTAGTGTTATTACCCACCGGTTTGCGCCAGAGGATTGGGAAGATGCTTTTGAGACTGCGCGTGGTGGGCATGCAGGTAAGATTATTTTGGAATGGAATGACTGA
- a CDS encoding DUF3263 domain-containing protein, producing MSGQKDAQSIDLTDMEKQILAIEESWWTIARTKERAISQELGIAPMRYYILLSHMLDDERVWRARPQLVDRLRRLRDARQQERTVS from the coding sequence ATGAGTGGTCAGAAAGATGCCCAATCAATCGACCTAACTGACATGGAAAAACAGATTTTGGCGATTGAAGAATCGTGGTGGACGATAGCGCGCACGAAAGAGCGTGCGATTAGTCAAGAATTAGGAATCGCGCCAATGCGATACTACATTCTGTTGTCGCATATGCTTGATGATGAACGGGTATGGCGAGCCCGGCCGCAACTAGTTGATCGGCTACGGCGGTTGCGTGATGCCCGTCAGCAAGAGCGAACCGTGTCATAG
- a CDS encoding glycine C-acetyltransferase, with amino-acid sequence MFGIREELAATLNDIKASGLYKNEREILSPQSAHIRTQQGELLNFCANNYLGLANNPEIIAAARAGLEEYGYGTASVRFICGTQDIHRRLERKIAEYVGMEDAILFPSAFDANGGIFEVLLSKDDAVVSDELNHASIIDGVRLSKAQRFRYKNSDMGQLREQLAAARAQGVGRILIVTDGVFSMDGYFAKLPEICDLAEEFDAMVMVDDSHATGVVGEHGSGTPSRFGVADRVDILSGTLGKALGGASGGYIAGPVELIELLKQRARPYLFSNAVAPAIVAGSLKALDIARDGDHLREQVAANAQLFRSLMASAGFELLPGSHPIIAVMFPGEDGARLAGDIAAKLSELGIYVTAFSYPVVPLGQARIRVQLSAAHSQDDVRTAVSAFVKAREAVTA; translated from the coding sequence ATGTTTGGTATTCGTGAGGAATTAGCGGCGACGCTTAATGATATTAAAGCTAGTGGCTTGTATAAGAATGAGCGGGAGATTCTTTCTCCGCAGTCGGCTCATATTCGTACCCAGCAAGGTGAATTGTTAAATTTTTGTGCCAATAATTATTTAGGGCTGGCTAATAATCCGGAGATTATTGCTGCTGCTCGGGCGGGGTTGGAAGAGTATGGTTATGGTACTGCTTCTGTCCGTTTTATTTGTGGAACGCAAGATATTCACCGGCGGTTGGAGCGTAAGATCGCTGAGTATGTGGGGATGGAAGATGCGATTCTGTTCCCGTCGGCGTTTGATGCTAATGGTGGTATTTTCGAGGTTTTGTTGAGTAAGGACGATGCGGTTGTTTCGGACGAGCTTAATCATGCATCGATTATCGACGGTGTTCGGTTGAGTAAGGCTCAGCGGTTCCGCTATAAGAATTCGGATATGGGGCAGTTGCGTGAGCAGCTGGCGGCTGCTCGGGCGCAGGGCGTTGGTCGTATTTTGATTGTGACTGACGGGGTTTTCTCGATGGATGGGTATTTTGCTAAGTTGCCAGAGATTTGTGATCTGGCAGAAGAATTCGATGCCATGGTAATGGTGGATGATTCGCATGCCACTGGTGTTGTTGGCGAGCATGGCTCGGGTACGCCGTCACGGTTTGGGGTTGCTGATCGGGTAGATATTTTGAGTGGTACTTTGGGTAAGGCGCTGGGTGGTGCTTCTGGTGGTTATATTGCTGGCCCGGTAGAGCTCATTGAGTTGCTTAAGCAGCGGGCTCGGCCGTATTTGTTTTCGAATGCGGTGGCTCCGGCGATTGTTGCTGGTTCGCTTAAAGCTCTGGATATTGCGCGCGACGGCGATCATTTGCGTGAGCAGGTGGCGGCTAATGCGCAGTTATTCCGGTCATTGATGGCGAGTGCTGGATTTGAGTTGTTGCCTGGTTCGCATCCGATTATTGCCGTGATGTTCCCTGGTGAAGATGGGGCACGTTTGGCTGGGGATATTGCGGCAAAACTAAGTGAACTAGGGATTTATGTTACGGCATTTTCCTATCCGGTAGTTCCGTTGGGTCAGGCGCGGATCCGGGTACAGCTTTCGGCTGCTCATTCGCAAGACGATGTGCGGACGGCAGTTAGCGCATTTGTGAAGGCGCGTGAGGCAGTTACGGCGTAG
- the groL gene encoding chaperonin GroEL (60 kDa chaperone family; promotes refolding of misfolded polypeptides especially under stressful conditions; forms two stacked rings of heptamers to form a barrel-shaped 14mer; ends can be capped by GroES; misfolded proteins enter the barrel where they are refolded when GroES binds) — MVKIIAYNEEARRGMERGLDALANTVKVTLGPKGRNVVLDKKWGAPTITNDGVSIAKEIDLEDPFEKIGAELVKEVAKKTDDVAGDGTTTATVLAQALVKEGLRNVAAGANPIALRKGIDKAVAKIVEQLLANAKEVETKEEIAATAAISAGDKEIGELIAEALDKVGKEGVVTVEESNTFGTELELTEGMSFDKGYLSPYFVTDVDRQEAVLEDAYVLLVESKISNVKDMLPVLEKVMQTGKPLVIIAEDIEGEALATLVVNKIRGTFKSAAVKAPGFGDRRKEMLQDMAILTGGQVISETVGLKLENADIELLGRARKVVLTKDSTTIVEGAGTAEDIAARVSTIKTQIENSTSDYDREKLQERLAKLAGGVAVIKSGAATEVELKERKHRIEDAVRNAKAAVEEGIVSGGGVALIHAADQALADLDLEGDEATGANIVRVSVAAPLKQIAVNAGLEGGVVAEKVRSLPVGHGLNATTGEYEDLLAAGVNDPVKVTRSALQNAASIAGLFLTTEAVVADKPEPPAAPAPGADDMGGMY, encoded by the coding sequence ATGGTAAAAATCATTGCTTACAATGAAGAAGCACGTCGTGGTATGGAGCGCGGTCTTGATGCGCTTGCCAACACCGTGAAAGTAACTCTTGGTCCAAAAGGCCGTAACGTTGTTCTCGACAAAAAGTGGGGAGCACCTACGATCACTAACGACGGTGTATCCATTGCTAAGGAAATCGATCTTGAAGATCCATTCGAGAAGATCGGTGCTGAACTCGTTAAGGAAGTCGCCAAGAAGACTGATGATGTCGCCGGTGACGGTACCACGACAGCTACTGTTCTCGCTCAGGCTCTCGTGAAGGAAGGCCTGCGTAACGTTGCTGCTGGTGCAAACCCAATCGCTCTGCGTAAGGGTATTGACAAGGCTGTTGCCAAGATCGTTGAGCAACTACTTGCAAATGCTAAGGAAGTAGAAACCAAGGAAGAAATCGCTGCTACTGCCGCTATTTCTGCTGGTGATAAGGAAATCGGTGAACTCATTGCCGAAGCACTCGATAAGGTTGGCAAGGAAGGCGTTGTGACCGTTGAAGAGTCCAACACTTTCGGTACCGAGCTTGAGCTAACCGAAGGTATGTCTTTCGACAAGGGCTACCTCTCGCCATACTTCGTTACCGATGTTGATCGCCAAGAAGCAGTCCTCGAAGATGCCTACGTTCTTTTGGTTGAATCCAAGATTTCCAACGTCAAGGACATGCTCCCAGTTCTCGAAAAGGTTATGCAGACCGGCAAGCCACTGGTGATTATTGCGGAAGATATTGAAGGCGAAGCGCTCGCAACCCTCGTCGTCAATAAGATCCGTGGCACCTTCAAGTCCGCAGCTGTTAAGGCTCCAGGATTCGGCGATCGCCGTAAGGAAATGCTCCAGGATATGGCTATCCTCACCGGTGGTCAGGTCATTTCGGAAACTGTTGGCCTCAAGCTAGAGAACGCTGATATTGAGCTTCTTGGTCGCGCCCGCAAGGTCGTGCTTACCAAGGATTCCACCACCATTGTTGAAGGTGCTGGAACCGCGGAAGACATCGCTGCTCGCGTATCGACCATCAAGACCCAGATCGAGAACTCCACCTCGGATTACGATCGTGAGAAGCTCCAAGAGCGTCTCGCAAAGCTCGCCGGTGGCGTTGCTGTTATCAAGTCCGGTGCAGCAACTGAAGTTGAGCTCAAGGAACGCAAGCACCGCATTGAGGACGCTGTCCGCAATGCAAAGGCTGCTGTTGAAGAAGGCATCGTCTCCGGTGGTGGCGTTGCACTTATCCACGCAGCTGACCAGGCACTTGCCGATCTCGATCTTGAAGGTGACGAAGCAACTGGTGCAAACATCGTTCGCGTTTCGGTGGCAGCACCACTCAAGCAGATCGCAGTTAACGCTGGTCTTGAAGGTGGAGTTGTTGCTGAAAAGGTTCGCTCACTCCCAGTTGGTCACGGCCTGAACGCTACAACCGGTGAATACGAGGATCTGCTTGCTGCTGGCGTGAATGATCCAGTGAAGGTTACCCGTTCTGCGCTCCAGAACGCAGCATCTATCGCTGGTCTATTCCTCACCACCGAAGCAGTTGTGGCAGATAAGCCAGAACCACCAGCTGCTCCAGCACCAGGTGCTGACGACATGGGCGGCATGTACTAA
- a CDS encoding CPBP family glutamic-type intramembrane protease produces MVTCQRLSSRDVLFGCVVFSGLASFALMHVHGFQQLGFTSTAGFIGDVFSFTQHLPLPTQWTLSTTIGALTEIICAAIAWPILNRPSLSFTLRFTLIVVLTAVFRGIFFPPYFNVLSTLQWAGVAIFSTYYYWNYRQAWPLALSHALFNAITFRPNDVWAGTFLGTLKTTANDIVLPVIVCCAITWLITRTLNHTTTSTPPAPTITTAPKTTLYALCTTMILGAATITVGGFIAGLVKLFGQKTFPIYIPGVYINLDANLSLRILSALIVGSLLITAWYTLSRNTFPSAQSLPTHHGSWIIFGIFFTLFFVQGNAFSTYFRSWGVAAGTDFHHWFTDLDKHDINIPLPSPSIWVIFRFMLNGGMEELAYALILLTLIYIFRMPSRLSITVVLIFRVILHLYYGTLAVALWQIPLGVFAGIYVLRQGRILPLIIAHGLYDAILATQEYLVHTGVFGHLRYDDIDRIWTPVTGLAGIIILTLTYAYYTHKRPEETTESITITRI; encoded by the coding sequence GTGGTTACTTGTCAACGGTTATCGTCTCGTGATGTGTTGTTTGGTTGCGTGGTCTTTAGCGGACTAGCATCTTTTGCACTCATGCATGTCCATGGATTTCAGCAACTAGGATTTACCTCAACTGCTGGATTCATCGGTGATGTTTTCAGCTTCACCCAACACCTCCCTCTACCCACGCAATGGACACTGAGCACCACTATAGGAGCGCTCACCGAAATAATCTGCGCCGCTATCGCATGGCCAATACTTAATCGACCAAGTTTATCGTTCACGCTACGTTTCACCCTTATTGTGGTTCTGACAGCAGTATTTCGCGGCATATTCTTCCCACCCTACTTCAACGTCTTATCAACCCTTCAATGGGCTGGGGTAGCAATCTTTTCCACCTACTACTACTGGAACTACCGTCAAGCATGGCCACTAGCATTAAGCCACGCACTATTTAACGCCATCACATTTAGACCAAACGACGTCTGGGCCGGAACATTCTTAGGAACACTAAAAACCACGGCTAACGACATCGTCCTGCCCGTCATCGTATGCTGCGCAATCACATGGCTCATCACGCGAACTCTCAACCACACCACCACAAGCACACCACCAGCACCAACCATAACCACAGCACCAAAAACTACGCTCTATGCACTATGCACAACGATGATTCTTGGGGCAGCAACCATAACCGTTGGCGGATTTATTGCCGGTCTCGTGAAACTATTTGGACAAAAAACATTTCCAATCTACATCCCCGGCGTCTATATAAATCTAGATGCAAACCTGTCGCTACGAATCTTGAGTGCACTAATCGTCGGCAGTCTACTCATAACAGCATGGTATACGCTCTCTCGGAATACGTTTCCTTCAGCCCAATCGCTCCCCACTCACCATGGTTCCTGGATAATTTTTGGAATATTCTTCACTCTGTTTTTCGTGCAAGGAAACGCTTTTTCCACCTATTTCAGATCCTGGGGAGTGGCGGCCGGAACTGACTTTCACCATTGGTTTACCGATCTCGATAAACATGACATAAATATTCCACTACCCTCTCCTTCAATATGGGTTATTTTCCGTTTCATGCTCAATGGTGGCATGGAAGAACTTGCCTATGCGCTAATTTTATTAACCTTAATCTATATTTTCCGTATGCCATCACGCTTATCAATAACAGTAGTACTCATCTTCCGGGTGATCCTACACCTGTACTACGGAACTCTTGCCGTAGCATTATGGCAGATTCCATTAGGAGTTTTTGCCGGCATATATGTATTACGCCAAGGCCGTATCCTACCGCTGATCATCGCTCACGGACTCTACGACGCAATTCTTGCCACCCAAGAATACCTTGTTCATACCGGCGTTTTCGGTCACCTTCGCTACGATGACATTGATCGAATATGGACTCCCGTTACTGGATTAGCCGGCATCATCATCCTCACCCTTACCTACGCCTACTACACTCATAAGAGACCCGAAGAAACTACCGAAAGCATCACAATCACACGCATTTAA
- a CDS encoding MFS transporter: protein MSGVAKGVYRRLYSTTLINLIGDAVAQVALPLAFLYATGSIALAAALAASTLTTQLVLTMPLAAIADRLPRRPIIIGGYTIEAICLAILGIFLYVGFAQPVVFIAIGAIRGAASQFGVAASAGYIPQLLGRDALLHYHSRVETVEGVAAIGGPSVAGGIVGLLGGPLALFVPAVMSGMNAIIYRALPPRPTVTLSDTSSTKSEIFRRILPDIYEGMAYIAHSRTLIAAQLVQFALGATTAGYIYGVVVHLKSDLDLPVWLVGFILASSGVGGIIASLTLEIFVPIGRYKVVMSLSLVGVGIILAAFAFVHNLFFLSFGLFALDFCWVGLFIYSGTLSQYVTDDRHLARVDSVETLSFYGASALSTFFAGLLIPGHGVAVYLSAISATVLPAFVMLFSLPRHHR from the coding sequence ATGAGTGGTGTGGCGAAAGGCGTTTATCGCCGGCTATATTCGACAACACTCATTAACCTTATTGGAGACGCAGTAGCGCAAGTCGCTCTCCCGCTTGCCTTCTTATATGCCACTGGATCGATTGCGTTAGCTGCCGCGTTGGCGGCGTCTACATTAACCACTCAATTAGTGTTGACAATGCCATTGGCTGCAATTGCAGACCGGCTACCGCGCAGACCAATTATTATTGGTGGTTATACTATTGAAGCGATCTGCCTAGCTATCTTGGGAATATTTCTCTACGTGGGTTTTGCTCAGCCAGTAGTTTTTATTGCGATCGGTGCGATCCGCGGGGCTGCGTCGCAGTTTGGGGTGGCAGCAAGTGCCGGCTATATTCCGCAACTGCTAGGACGCGATGCGCTTCTTCACTATCACTCACGGGTGGAAACCGTTGAAGGTGTTGCTGCTATTGGTGGCCCATCAGTTGCTGGCGGAATAGTGGGGCTACTCGGTGGTCCGTTAGCGCTTTTTGTCCCAGCCGTTATGTCCGGTATGAATGCCATTATTTATCGGGCATTGCCACCGCGCCCTACAGTGACATTATCTGATACCAGCTCGACTAAAAGCGAAATATTTCGCCGGATCTTGCCCGATATTTACGAAGGTATGGCATATATTGCCCACAGTCGAACCCTTATCGCAGCGCAGTTAGTCCAGTTTGCTTTAGGTGCCACCACTGCAGGCTACATCTATGGTGTGGTTGTTCATCTGAAATCTGATCTCGATCTGCCGGTGTGGCTAGTAGGGTTCATACTCGCCTCGTCAGGCGTGGGTGGAATCATTGCATCTTTGACCTTAGAGATCTTCGTCCCTATCGGGCGTTACAAAGTGGTGATGTCGCTGTCCCTTGTAGGTGTCGGTATTATCTTGGCGGCCTTTGCTTTTGTACACAACCTATTTTTCCTCAGTTTCGGGCTATTCGCGCTCGATTTTTGCTGGGTTGGCCTGTTTATTTATAGTGGAACACTGAGCCAGTATGTGACAGATGATCGGCATTTAGCTCGGGTCGATTCAGTAGAAACTTTGTCTTTTTATGGTGCCTCGGCACTTTCAACATTTTTTGCCGGGCTTCTTATACCTGGCCATGGCGTGGCAGTATATTTGAGTGCCATCAGCGCAACAGTTCTTCCGGCTTTCGTGATGCTGTTTTCATTACCTCGTCACCACAGGTGA
- a CDS encoding LytR C-terminal domain-containing protein gives MNEYVEDEFDRLAKERQSLGAHRQPKRGNPWLIALVAVLVIGPLLGWGIGLWMAGESRPHTQSSASQTAVEEQAQEEKPQESGEPAAAEPAAEAPAVEPVKPQLDMSISVRVLNGRGEQGLANQIAELLQGEGYSDVTGGDYTGGGVPVDTTVYYSSEEFKDEAEDIAQKIGGGEVKDGADISMSSQIVVVMR, from the coding sequence GTGAATGAATATGTAGAAGACGAATTTGATCGGCTGGCTAAAGAACGCCAGTCGCTAGGCGCACACCGGCAACCAAAGCGTGGTAATCCGTGGCTGATTGCGCTGGTAGCTGTTCTTGTTATTGGTCCGCTACTTGGTTGGGGTATTGGCTTGTGGATGGCTGGCGAATCGCGCCCCCATACACAATCGTCAGCATCGCAAACAGCTGTTGAAGAGCAGGCACAAGAGGAAAAGCCTCAAGAGTCTGGTGAACCAGCAGCAGCGGAGCCAGCAGCGGAAGCTCCTGCGGTAGAACCAGTGAAGCCACAGTTAGATATGAGCATTAGTGTGCGTGTCCTCAATGGACGTGGCGAGCAGGGGTTAGCTAATCAGATTGCTGAGCTACTTCAAGGCGAGGGCTATTCCGACGTCACGGGTGGGGATTATACCGGTGGTGGAGTGCCGGTAGATACCACGGTTTATTACAGCTCTGAGGAGTTTAAAGACGAGGCTGAAGACATCGCCCAAAAGATCGGTGGCGGTGAAGTTAAAGATGGCGCTGATATTTCGATGAGTTCACAGATCGTGGTTGTTATGCGCTGA
- a CDS encoding thioester domain-containing protein translates to MEKFIYVLCSVLALHVWGAGISPAYAEESGAQILPQDEAYVGMDMRFLPAEDASAHPSWTTKTWRARPVLFTVQTVDQDIYHAYCLEITVPSDRNAQIRMGSWDEFMGENAFKSDHDVQQKVAWIVHHSYPARELVDVAQQAGISQLSADQAINATQAAIWHLTDGVSPDFMDFAIHNRDEDTQAILALYHYLLSEKNTGLDEHVLGAEVSIDAPQEMSFAGGLLGPITFHSAVSTVKVDVPEGYSLVADSGEAIDPEHVAIDRPLYVDIRDTDTAGEVTLTAYVESSAYHGSLVTPVISPSAHGQTLVLVQQLVQKSSQDVALRWRSAGDMCRDAQGNVVRDTQTGQIVGKESPLCIVEPGEAEPHQPLPADVSDNSAEDIQVTAQHMPDVELAKTGAEIYLLGSVAGVMVAIGIGSAYREKRRYRVLDKLIE, encoded by the coding sequence ATGGAAAAATTCATATATGTGCTGTGTAGCGTGCTTGCGCTTCATGTGTGGGGTGCTGGGATAAGTCCAGCGTATGCAGAGGAGTCCGGTGCGCAGATTTTGCCACAGGATGAGGCGTATGTGGGGATGGATATGCGTTTTCTGCCAGCAGAAGACGCTTCCGCACACCCTTCGTGGACGACGAAGACGTGGCGCGCTCGGCCCGTATTATTCACAGTTCAAACGGTAGATCAAGATATTTACCACGCTTACTGTTTGGAAATCACTGTTCCATCTGATCGGAATGCCCAAATTCGAATGGGTTCGTGGGATGAGTTTATGGGGGAGAACGCATTTAAATCTGATCACGATGTACAGCAAAAAGTTGCTTGGATTGTGCATCACTCATATCCGGCACGTGAGTTGGTAGATGTTGCCCAACAGGCAGGTATATCGCAGTTGTCCGCCGATCAGGCAATAAATGCAACCCAAGCGGCTATCTGGCATCTGACCGATGGAGTAAGTCCGGATTTTATGGACTTTGCCATCCATAACCGTGATGAGGATACTCAGGCAATACTGGCTCTATATCACTATTTGCTTTCGGAGAAGAATACCGGGCTAGATGAGCATGTGTTGGGAGCTGAGGTTAGTATTGATGCTCCGCAAGAAATGAGCTTTGCTGGTGGGCTTCTTGGGCCGATTACTTTTCATTCGGCAGTATCCACAGTGAAGGTTGATGTCCCAGAAGGTTATTCTTTGGTGGCAGATTCTGGTGAGGCAATTGATCCGGAACATGTTGCCATTGATAGGCCACTGTATGTGGATATTCGTGATACTGATACGGCTGGTGAGGTTACGCTCACTGCATATGTGGAAAGCTCGGCGTATCACGGATCGCTTGTTACGCCCGTTATTTCACCGAGTGCTCACGGTCAAACACTGGTGTTGGTTCAGCAGTTAGTGCAGAAATCTTCGCAAGATGTTGCGTTGAGGTGGCGTTCAGCTGGCGATATGTGCCGGGACGCTCAAGGGAATGTGGTTCGTGATACCCAAACCGGGCAGATTGTGGGTAAGGAATCGCCACTGTGCATAGTTGAACCTGGTGAGGCTGAGCCGCATCAACCACTACCGGCAGATGTGTCAGATAATTCGGCCGAAGATATCCAGGTGACAGCTCAGCACATGCCGGATGTGGAACTTGCTAAGACGGGCGCAGAAATATATCTTTTGGGCTCTGTTGCTGGGGTGATGGTTGCGATCGGAATAGGGTCGGCCTATCGGGAAAAGCGTCGTTATCGAGTGTTAGATAAGTTGATTGAGTAG